A region of Desulfolithobacter dissulfuricans DNA encodes the following proteins:
- a CDS encoding ArsR/SmtB family transcription factor, which translates to MDNYLRLVSALNDPTRIMILKFLQYYGRSCVCELQHSFDMGQPRLSRHLKILKDAGLLAARRVGTKVFYSIAPVTAQGEQLLQTLELVEVRLPRKINHREIRQQKEAA; encoded by the coding sequence ATGGACAATTACCTTCGCCTCGTCAGTGCGCTCAATGATCCGACCAGAATCATGATTCTCAAGTTCCTCCAGTATTATGGCAGGAGTTGTGTCTGCGAACTGCAGCACTCGTTTGACATGGGACAGCCCCGGCTTTCCCGGCACCTGAAAATTTTAAAGGATGCCGGTCTGCTTGCGGCCCGGCGCGTGGGAACCAAGGTCTTCTATTCCATTGCTCCCGTGACCGCCCAGGGTGAACAGCTCCTGCAGACCCTTGAACTGGTGGAAGTTCGGTTGCCACGGAAGATAAACCATCGGGAAATCAGACAGCAAAAGGAGGCCGCATGA
- a CDS encoding TolC family protein codes for MKIFSGCIALVLALAMNWTRAGAVTMADLFAALKEHPVTELDALQTRSSELNRQAVHDRFYPQINGVLSYEEYNSPTNWRPVLPTESAQLLARDEPLPFSETISRAGVTLSFPVFVKELFSLGKQAEMLARSARAKKRLKLLENQAMLLSADARLLHLASLEKSLEARKASLEKTRQDVILQVDNGRIPETERIRMDEAINQIKLSFNETIVQELVLKKTIESLTSIHLDEPVPLQLNGGIREGELFALEPVREAVKAKELGVQVARDKLYPRIVGTARWFHNYGEGYNTGEDVDDEYGSFALTLQIPLFNKPAYTEVEKAKIAMRREKAQLARTAVELEAKARSLHGTLSLLESSRKLAAKSVDHERRLLEVAKIAYASRRMSQEEYLRYEEKILSAEAKYYLVEARWWEVFGSLAVLYGNSLEHLVK; via the coding sequence ATGAAGATTTTCAGCGGTTGTATCGCCCTTGTTCTTGCCCTTGCCATGAACTGGACCCGGGCCGGGGCCGTGACCATGGCCGATCTCTTTGCAGCCTTGAAGGAGCATCCGGTCACCGAACTGGACGCTCTGCAGACAAGGTCCAGTGAACTGAACCGGCAGGCCGTCCACGACCGGTTCTATCCGCAAATTAACGGAGTGCTCTCCTATGAGGAGTATAATTCGCCCACCAACTGGCGACCGGTACTTCCCACCGAATCGGCGCAACTGCTGGCCCGCGATGAGCCTTTGCCGTTCAGTGAGACCATAAGCCGGGCAGGGGTGACACTTTCTTTTCCCGTCTTTGTCAAGGAATTGTTCTCATTGGGGAAACAGGCAGAGATGCTGGCCAGAAGCGCCAGGGCCAAAAAACGTCTCAAACTGCTCGAGAATCAGGCCATGCTGCTCAGCGCCGATGCCCGTCTGCTGCATCTGGCCTCGCTGGAAAAATCCCTCGAGGCCCGTAAGGCCTCGCTGGAAAAGACCAGGCAGGACGTTATCCTCCAGGTAGACAACGGCAGAATTCCCGAGACGGAAAGAATACGCATGGACGAGGCTATCAACCAGATAAAGCTGAGCTTCAACGAAACCATCGTTCAGGAACTTGTCTTGAAGAAAACAATTGAATCGCTCACATCCATCCATCTTGACGAACCGGTCCCTCTGCAGCTCAATGGCGGCATCCGTGAAGGAGAGCTGTTTGCCCTCGAGCCGGTCAGGGAAGCGGTGAAGGCAAAAGAACTGGGCGTGCAGGTGGCAAGGGACAAGCTGTATCCCCGTATCGTCGGCACGGCCCGCTGGTTCCACAACTATGGCGAAGGGTACAATACCGGCGAGGATGTCGATGATGAATACGGCAGTTTTGCCCTGACCCTGCAGATACCGCTGTTCAACAAGCCGGCCTACACGGAGGTTGAAAAGGCAAAGATAGCGATGCGACGGGAAAAGGCACAGCTGGCCAGGACAGCGGTGGAGCTGGAGGCAAAGGCCAGAAGCCTGCATGGAACTCTATCTCTTCTGGAAAGTTCCAGGAAACTTGCCGCCAAGAGTGTAGATCATGAACGGCGGCTCCTTGAAGTGGCAAAAATTGCCTATGCCAGCCGGCGGATGAGCCAGGAGGAGTATCTGCGTTACGAAGAAAAGATCCTGTCAGCCGAAGCGAAGTATTATCTCGTCGAGGCCCGATGGTGGGAGGTGTTCGGTAGCCTGGCGGTACTCTACGGGAACAGCCTTGAGCACCTTGTAAAATAA
- a CDS encoding efflux RND transporter periplasmic adaptor subunit, with protein sequence MKKIIWIIIGMLLVGGGVTAVRKKKQAMAKIPPMQVYRQVVSVTAPRTGEITLTLPALAEVQSDQDVILSSKLSARIVSMVKSGDSVKAGQVVVTLDHDDLLAKQKAISLQIDSLEAEISAQKVALDTALATHERTRALLDARGASIEQYEAEESKIATLRAGLKKLKSNKGVLEQNAREIANLLSYAVITSPIDGIVSSTSANVGVIAMPGRPLLSIQAESGKFLLIRSPDDLRPRAVIFGGQTYPLRSLKHTFKGLDEYRADVQTDNSAGERLPVRLVLYQGQGTMIPASALLQKEDKSLCFVADNGRARPVAVTVVASGSEGVVVDGLAARQVIVAKPDILLKLLAGVPITIRN encoded by the coding sequence ATGAAAAAAATAATATGGATCATTATCGGTATGCTGCTGGTTGGCGGCGGAGTCACGGCTGTCAGGAAGAAGAAACAGGCAATGGCAAAGATTCCTCCCATGCAGGTTTACCGGCAGGTTGTTTCCGTTACAGCTCCAAGAACAGGGGAGATCACCCTGACCCTGCCGGCCCTGGCCGAGGTGCAGAGCGATCAGGATGTTATCCTGTCTTCCAAGCTATCGGCGAGGATTGTCAGTATGGTCAAGAGTGGCGACAGTGTGAAGGCGGGACAGGTCGTTGTCACCCTTGATCACGATGACCTGCTGGCAAAACAGAAAGCCATATCTCTGCAGATCGATTCTCTGGAGGCGGAGATTTCGGCCCAGAAGGTGGCCCTGGATACCGCTCTGGCAACCCATGAGAGAACCAGGGCGCTGCTGGACGCCCGAGGAGCCTCTATCGAACAATACGAAGCGGAAGAGAGCAAGATAGCCACCCTGCGGGCGGGATTGAAAAAACTGAAAAGCAATAAGGGCGTCCTGGAGCAGAATGCCAGGGAGATTGCCAACCTGCTCAGTTACGCGGTCATTACCTCTCCCATTGACGGGATTGTCAGCTCCACCTCCGCCAATGTCGGCGTTATCGCCATGCCAGGCAGGCCGCTGCTTTCGATCCAGGCGGAGAGCGGCAAGTTTCTGCTGATCCGTTCACCGGACGATCTTCGCCCAAGGGCGGTTATCTTCGGCGGGCAGACCTATCCCCTGAGATCTCTGAAGCATACTTTTAAAGGGCTGGACGAATATCGCGCCGATGTCCAGACAGATAACAGTGCCGGAGAACGTCTGCCGGTGCGGCTGGTGCTTTACCAGGGGCAGGGGACCATGATCCCGGCCTCTGCCCTTCTGCAGAAAGAAGACAAGTCTCTGTGCTTTGTCGCGGATAACGGCCGGGCCAGGCCGGTGGCAGTTACTGTCGTGGCCTCCGGCAGCGAAGGAGTTGTCGTCGACGGCCTTGCCGCTCGGCAGGTTATTGTCGCGAAACCGGACATTCTTCTCAAACTCCTCGCCGGAGTGCCTATAACGATTCGGAATTGA
- a CDS encoding efflux RND transporter permease subunit: MFSFFYKRPHLLFSVIALLFVLGVIGLITMPKNLFPDADRPQVIVITQVPGSTAAVAASTVSKPIENEIARLSLVRDISSVNVANFSIVKAEFEYAKGLNAAAVDVANALSIARANLPPTANPAIYTAGSFTLPVEVVAISPGNEFLSLGDLRKIADSFIKPSLLSNPKIGNVEVFGGYQSALVIDIDPLRLQRFGISMDTLVRTVMGANRDIPLGFVKGENGFFTLTYYGEKTSVAELSRLRISANLRLGDVADIHWSTRKRFSGYLGNGKPAIALAIQRSPGGSVLDVSKAARQEIRKLRMQYPDIDFQIADTQRDLIETANTNMLEALRDAIIYTLLVLLFFLGNFRAIIAAGLSIPLVFFSTMAVIYLFGGELNIVVYTAIILALGMLVDDAVVVLENIERHLGELHEDLQTAIEQGTKEVIGPIFAGTVATIAIMFPLMFVGDFPEHIFRPLIQTLIIALLVSYFLSITFIPKLSVYLYRKGAEKTRAERFFESLYQNTVGRLVIPYEGVLNFSNGRFSVFRKIVLTLGVLVVLVLSLKNIMPIIGKDVMPPMDTGIIKAHVAFSANDTVESAEERMKPFLAWLHGQKEVVKSSVAFGGEAGVLSLGSGNLPAEATLTINCVNRFEREKTLWQLEDEIRDQLNGIQGVKIVDVYDFGATALSSIKAPLNIRLTAPDYLDLPEKGHLLAKRLADIRGLTSVALSWDRDFSEAEVVIDTNKALSYGLTPFAIAAQIPIKGQVVSLLGDFSSMNTQPVRLYLKGEFNENLQSLRLLPVQTREGTIPLESIADIRQRLTAAKIERDKMLYSLDVQGYRGLRPITHITADSVKELAQFDSTGVMVSQEGDIAQLNDSFRRMIKAIGTGIIILVMALVAIYRSLRLSLIMVVVLPLSMIGASWGMLLFDKPSCMPSMVGVLLLFGIIIKNSILLVDFYQHYRKKESAFESAMESVRVRFRPVMMTAFGTIAGMIPIALEQAVGLERLSPLADVAVGGLLVGTLLTLIYVPMFAYGFDSGPDPETKSVP; encoded by the coding sequence ATGTTCAGTTTTTTCTATAAACGGCCCCACCTGCTCTTTTCCGTTATCGCTCTGTTATTCGTCCTGGGTGTTATCGGGCTGATCACCATGCCCAAAAATCTCTTTCCCGATGCCGACAGGCCGCAGGTTATTGTTATTACACAGGTTCCTGGTTCGACAGCAGCTGTGGCGGCCAGTACGGTTTCCAAGCCCATTGAAAACGAGATCGCCCGTCTCAGCCTGGTCCGGGACATCAGTTCGGTCAATGTGGCAAATTTTTCCATCGTCAAGGCCGAGTTCGAGTATGCCAAGGGGCTGAACGCGGCGGCGGTGGATGTGGCCAATGCTCTTTCCATAGCCAGGGCCAACCTGCCGCCGACAGCAAATCCGGCCATCTATACCGCCGGTTCCTTTACCCTGCCGGTGGAAGTGGTGGCCATCAGTCCCGGAAACGAGTTTCTCAGCCTCGGTGACCTCCGTAAAATTGCTGATTCGTTTATCAAACCTTCTCTACTGTCCAACCCGAAAATCGGCAATGTGGAGGTCTTCGGCGGTTACCAGAGCGCCCTGGTGATAGATATCGATCCGTTGCGTCTTCAACGGTTCGGTATCTCCATGGACACTCTGGTCAGAACCGTCATGGGAGCCAACAGGGACATCCCCCTGGGCTTTGTCAAGGGAGAGAACGGCTTCTTCACCCTGACTTATTACGGCGAGAAGACCAGTGTCGCCGAACTCTCCCGGCTCCGCATTTCCGCAAACCTCAGGCTCGGTGACGTGGCCGATATTCACTGGTCGACCCGGAAGCGGTTTTCAGGCTATCTCGGTAACGGCAAACCTGCCATAGCCCTGGCCATTCAGCGCTCGCCGGGCGGTTCGGTGCTTGATGTCAGCAAGGCTGCGCGCCAGGAAATCAGAAAGTTGCGGATGCAGTATCCCGATATCGATTTTCAGATCGCCGACACCCAGCGGGACCTGATCGAAACCGCCAATACCAATATGCTGGAGGCCCTTCGGGATGCTATCATCTACACCTTGCTGGTACTGCTTTTCTTTCTTGGCAATTTCCGGGCTATCATTGCCGCGGGCCTCTCCATTCCCCTGGTCTTTTTTTCGACCATGGCGGTCATCTACCTGTTTGGTGGCGAACTCAATATCGTCGTATATACGGCCATTATCCTCGCTCTCGGCATGCTGGTCGACGACGCGGTGGTTGTGCTCGAAAACATCGAGCGCCATCTTGGTGAACTGCACGAAGACCTGCAGACCGCTATCGAACAGGGAACTAAAGAGGTTATCGGCCCGATCTTTGCCGGCACCGTGGCTACCATTGCCATCATGTTTCCGCTGATGTTTGTCGGTGACTTCCCTGAGCATATTTTCAGGCCCCTGATCCAGACACTGATCATTGCGCTCCTGGTCTCCTACTTTCTCTCCATTACCTTTATCCCTAAACTGTCTGTGTACCTGTACAGGAAAGGGGCTGAGAAAACGCGGGCAGAACGCTTCTTTGAATCTCTGTACCAGAACACCGTCGGCCGTCTTGTCATCCCCTATGAAGGGGTGCTCAACTTCTCCAACGGTCGTTTCTCCGTTTTCCGCAAAATAGTTCTTACTCTCGGTGTTCTGGTTGTGCTTGTTCTGAGCCTGAAAAACATCATGCCGATCATCGGCAAGGATGTCATGCCGCCCATGGATACCGGTATCATCAAGGCTCATGTAGCCTTTTCCGCCAATGATACAGTGGAGAGCGCCGAAGAACGCATGAAGCCCTTTCTTGCCTGGCTTCATGGCCAGAAGGAGGTTGTCAAGAGCTCGGTGGCCTTCGGTGGCGAGGCCGGGGTTCTTTCCCTGGGTAGCGGAAACCTGCCCGCCGAGGCAACTCTTACCATCAATTGCGTGAACCGTTTTGAACGGGAAAAAACACTCTGGCAGCTTGAAGACGAGATCAGGGACCAGCTCAACGGAATTCAGGGAGTCAAAATCGTGGATGTCTATGATTTCGGCGCCACGGCACTTTCCAGTATCAAGGCACCTCTGAACATTCGTCTGACAGCCCCGGATTATCTCGATCTGCCGGAAAAAGGCCATCTTCTGGCCAAAAGACTTGCCGACATCAGGGGACTGACAAGCGTGGCTCTGTCCTGGGACCGCGATTTCAGTGAAGCCGAAGTGGTCATCGACACCAACAAGGCACTCAGCTATGGCCTCACCCCCTTTGCCATTGCAGCCCAGATACCGATCAAGGGACAGGTGGTCTCGCTGCTGGGGGATTTTTCCTCCATGAATACCCAGCCGGTACGGCTCTATCTCAAGGGAGAGTTCAATGAAAATTTGCAGAGCCTGCGACTTTTGCCTGTTCAGACCAGGGAAGGTACCATTCCCCTGGAGTCCATTGCCGATATCCGCCAGCGGTTGACAGCGGCAAAAATTGAAAGGGATAAAATGCTCTACAGTCTGGATGTCCAGGGATACCGGGGACTGCGGCCCATAACCCATATCACTGCCGATTCTGTTAAGGAGCTGGCACAGTTTGACAGCACCGGCGTCATGGTGAGCCAGGAAGGTGATATTGCCCAGCTCAACGACTCCTTCAGACGGATGATCAAGGCGATCGGCACCGGCATCATAATTCTGGTGATGGCGCTTGTTGCCATTTACCGTTCCTTGCGGCTGTCCCTTATCATGGTCGTGGTCCTGCCCCTGTCCATGATCGGGGCCTCCTGGGGGATGCTCCTGTTCGACAAGCCGAGTTGCATGCCCTCCATGGTCGGGGTGCTGCTGCTGTTCGGGATCATTATCAAGAACTCGATCCTGCTGGTCGATTTTTATCAGCATTACCGGAAAAAGGAGTCTGCCTTCGAGTCAGCCATGGAGTCGGTCCGGGTTCGGTTCCGACCGGTGATGATGACCGCCTTCGGCACCATTGCCGGCATGATTCCCATCGCCCTGGAGCAAGCGGTGGGACTCGAGCGTCTTTCACCACTTGCCGACGTAGCGGTGGGTGGCCTGCTCGTGGGCACCCTGCTGACCCTTATCTATGTGCCCATGTTCGCCTATGGCTTTGATTCCGGCCCGGATCCGGAGACAAAATCGGTCCCATAA
- a CDS encoding YeeE/YedE thiosulfate transporter family protein → MNPFVLATGCFVIGALLGMVLYRGDYCMVAMLRDFFLIGDRTLLRSFLIYLLTFVVLVSIGRITGFIAVFPPYTFAAASMMTVAGGFLFGIGMVLAGGCVISTLYRMAAGHTGNWIAFSGILLGSMLYAEIHEQVTQLAAATRLTSVRVVAEISPKLEVLLVVSFVVLALLMIIRWLRQGKLTVVCHARGYIEPWRVALFIGCLNFLFYALSGAPMGVTTGYAKMAAFLESLVIPAHVRTLRFFQEDTVSLHYGKSMLAGGAAPVMDLIGYTELPLIGGIFIGSLCSALICREFRVYGLPPRRQIVSSFIGGLLLALGARFASGCNVKFFLGGLPLLALQSFFFILAVLPGVRIGIWLLTRLVIR, encoded by the coding sequence ATGAATCCGTTTGTCCTCGCAACCGGCTGTTTTGTCATCGGAGCCCTGCTCGGCATGGTTCTCTACCGGGGTGATTACTGCATGGTCGCCATGCTGCGCGATTTTTTTCTCATTGGTGACCGGACCCTTCTCCGCTCTTTCCTGATCTATCTGCTGACCTTCGTCGTCCTGGTCTCCATCGGTCGAATAACCGGTTTTATAGCAGTCTTTCCACCATATACCTTTGCCGCGGCCTCGATGATGACCGTGGCCGGCGGTTTCCTGTTCGGTATCGGCATGGTGCTGGCCGGAGGATGTGTTATCAGCACCCTTTATCGGATGGCCGCCGGACATACAGGGAACTGGATAGCCTTTTCCGGGATCCTGCTTGGCAGCATGCTCTACGCCGAGATTCATGAACAGGTTACGCAATTGGCCGCTGCCACCCGTCTGACATCAGTGCGGGTGGTTGCCGAGATCAGTCCGAAACTTGAAGTCCTGCTTGTGGTGAGCTTTGTTGTCCTGGCGCTGCTGATGATCATCCGCTGGCTGCGGCAGGGGAAATTGACTGTTGTCTGCCATGCCCGAGGATATATCGAGCCCTGGCGGGTGGCGCTGTTTATAGGTTGCCTCAATTTTCTTTTCTATGCTCTCTCCGGTGCCCCCATGGGGGTCACGACCGGCTACGCCAAGATGGCAGCCTTTCTTGAATCTCTCGTCATTCCGGCGCATGTGCGAACTCTTCGTTTTTTTCAGGAGGATACCGTAAGCCTGCATTACGGAAAAAGCATGCTGGCCGGCGGGGCAGCGCCGGTCATGGACCTGATTGGTTACACGGAACTGCCCCTGATAGGAGGGATCTTTATCGGTTCGCTCTGCAGCGCCCTGATCTGCCGGGAGTTCAGGGTGTATGGTCTGCCTCCCCGACGACAGATTGTTTCATCCTTTATCGGCGGCCTGCTGCTCGCTCTGGGGGCCCGTTTTGCTTCGGGGTGTAATGTCAAATTTTTTCTGGGTGGCCTGCCTCTGCTGGCCCTGCAGAGCTTTTTCTTTATACTGGCGGTCCTACCAGGGGTCAGGATCGGTATCTGGCTCCTTACCCGTCTCGTCATACGGTGA
- a CDS encoding sulfurtransferase TusA family protein, producing the protein MKHRVIELDILGQVCPACLLVVLRTINENRVQLRRGELRINIKTDHRDTTRTIPESARKMGYDVAVRKMETYYEISIGKS; encoded by the coding sequence ATGAAGCACAGGGTAATCGAACTTGATATTCTTGGGCAAGTCTGTCCGGCCTGTCTTCTTGTGGTCTTGCGGACCATAAATGAGAATCGGGTCCAGCTCAGACGGGGTGAACTCAGGATCAACATCAAGACCGACCATCGGGATACCACCCGTACTATTCCCGAATCAGCCCGCAAGATGGGTTATGACGTTGCTGTCAGAAAAATGGAAACCTATTATGAAATCAGCATCGGCAAGTCCTGA
- a CDS encoding PAS domain-containing sensor histidine kinase, producing MKSASASPEETAGRTEGLGKTGGSSKGRQTSLRADNQRYTRYIREKTNQLLQVMGTEPLRPEEFDDNELLSLDPIGIIAGSFEQVLEYLKETIVELREAKDELQAIFDATGVGISIIDSRFSIVKCNEKQRQLLVDSELEEVNGRFCYDIYCNRNAPGIDCPAVRTFATGRPVMVREVNKKGKFFQLITTPFSRDESGQVTRVIEVSLDITEKKQAELEERRQRGYYLSEKLKLATVLRSLSEGLLITDLKNDIVSVNPAALRMTGKREEDLIGTNIHDLFGPACKETGHVSASLAEGFLHREIISRHDGEERILAINSVALKGPTEETIGSILTFRDITEEKKHREAYLRAEKLAAVGQLSAGLAHELNTPLGTILGYARLLRKQDNLTPEQKDRLGLVADQARKSSAIIQDLLNYARSSAPVAAVSRQCDPCRVIGKTLHILAARIKEQQVDIVCHLVEGTSVCMDEKHLEQVLLNMLLNSLQALKGSGGEIEILMAVRDSHLQITIADNGPGIPVDIQSRVFDPFFTTKEVGEGTGLGLSICAGMISEVGGAIDLFSEPGKGAVFTIILPTGNCS from the coding sequence ATGAAATCAGCATCGGCAAGTCCTGAGGAAACAGCAGGGCGGACGGAAGGACTCGGCAAGACTGGTGGATCGTCCAAAGGGCGGCAGACCTCCCTGCGCGCTGACAACCAGAGATACACACGCTATATCCGGGAAAAAACCAATCAGCTTCTCCAGGTCATGGGAACCGAACCCCTGCGACCTGAGGAATTCGACGATAATGAACTTCTGTCACTGGATCCCATCGGCATTATCGCAGGCTCCTTCGAGCAGGTGCTGGAGTATCTCAAGGAGACCATTGTTGAGTTACGGGAGGCCAAAGACGAGTTGCAGGCTATTTTTGACGCCACAGGGGTTGGGATATCCATTATCGACAGCAGGTTCTCCATTGTCAAGTGCAATGAAAAACAGCGTCAGCTCCTGGTCGACAGTGAACTGGAGGAGGTGAACGGTCGATTCTGTTATGATATCTACTGCAACAGGAATGCACCTGGCATTGACTGCCCGGCCGTGCGGACCTTTGCCACCGGTAGGCCGGTTATGGTGCGGGAGGTCAACAAAAAAGGCAAGTTCTTTCAGCTGATCACCACACCGTTTTCCCGCGATGAGAGCGGACAGGTGACCCGGGTGATCGAGGTTTCCCTGGATATTACCGAAAAAAAACAGGCCGAACTGGAGGAGAGGCGCCAGAGAGGATACTACCTGAGTGAAAAACTCAAGCTGGCCACCGTTCTCAGAAGTCTGTCCGAAGGATTGCTGATCACGGATCTGAAAAACGATATTGTGTCCGTCAATCCTGCCGCCCTGAGGATGACCGGGAAAAGGGAAGAAGACCTGATCGGCACCAATATCCATGATCTGTTTGGCCCTGCCTGTAAAGAAACCGGCCATGTTTCAGCCAGCCTGGCCGAGGGATTTCTTCACCGGGAAATTATTTCTCGGCATGATGGGGAGGAGCGTATTCTGGCCATCAACTCAGTGGCCCTGAAAGGTCCGACAGAGGAAACAATTGGCTCGATACTGACTTTCCGGGATATTACCGAGGAAAAGAAGCATCGCGAGGCCTACCTGCGGGCGGAAAAACTGGCTGCCGTGGGCCAGCTTTCGGCAGGCCTGGCCCATGAACTGAACACCCCGCTGGGCACTATTCTCGGCTATGCCCGCCTGCTCCGCAAACAGGATAATCTCACCCCGGAGCAGAAGGACCGGCTCGGTCTGGTTGCCGACCAGGCCAGGAAAAGCAGTGCCATAATCCAGGACCTGCTCAACTATGCCCGCAGTTCGGCTCCTGTGGCCGCCGTGTCCCGGCAATGTGATCCCTGCCGGGTTATCGGCAAGACCCTCCATATTCTGGCGGCTAGGATAAAAGAACAGCAGGTGGATATCGTCTGCCATCTTGTCGAGGGCACATCCGTGTGCATGGACGAGAAGCACCTGGAGCAGGTTCTTTTGAATATGCTGCTCAACAGTCTGCAGGCATTGAAAGGGTCCGGGGGAGAAATCGAGATTTTGATGGCCGTGCGCGACAGTCATCTGCAGATAACCATTGCCGATAACGGACCGGGTATCCCTGTGGATATACAGTCCCGTGTCTTTGATCCCTTTTTTACCACCAAGGAGGTCGGCGAAGGGACCGGGCTGGGCCTTTCCATCTGTGCCGGAATGATCAGCGAGGTGGGCGGTGCCATCGACCTTTTCAGCGAGCCCGGCAAAGGCGCAGTCTTCACCATAATCCTGCCGACGGGGAACTGCTCTTGA
- a CDS encoding sigma-54-dependent transcriptional regulator, with protein sequence MKSPAILIIDDDQAMRELLRDSLAEESLAARLCGDSREAMELLGEQSFDLVITDLKMPHHNGLAILELARQKDPEAVVIMITGYGSVETAIEAIRKGAYDYIQKPFEPDDLLVVVRRALEHVALVRENRRLRRQVAATAAEELVGDCRPMRMLKQTIDRVAPFDTPILIEGETGTGKELVARRIHRLSRRASGPFVAVNCGALAEQLLESELFGHEKGSFTGADRRKKGLFEAADKGTIFLDEISNTSPNFQIKLLRVLQEGQISRVGSTTPISIDVRVLAATNIPLVRAIKEGIFRRDLMYRLNVITLELPPLRHRKDDILLLAHHFLARYTRQYDKAITSISDEIRHRLLTYHWPGNVRELENALERAVLLCESSTIQSVHLSEKQATSRDVESLCSNFVTLAEMEKMIIRHTLQAMNGHRELTAGTLGISTTTLWRKMKKYNLF encoded by the coding sequence TTGAAAAGTCCGGCGATCCTGATCATTGACGACGACCAGGCCATGCGGGAACTGCTGCGCGACTCCCTGGCCGAGGAATCGCTTGCAGCCAGACTCTGTGGCGACAGTCGCGAGGCTATGGAACTGCTTGGCGAGCAATCCTTTGACCTGGTGATCACCGACCTCAAAATGCCCCACCATAACGGCTTAGCCATTCTGGAACTGGCCCGGCAAAAGGATCCCGAGGCGGTGGTGATCATGATTACCGGCTACGGTTCCGTGGAAACGGCCATCGAGGCCATCCGCAAGGGAGCCTATGATTATATCCAGAAACCTTTTGAGCCCGATGACCTGCTGGTCGTGGTCCGCAGAGCCCTTGAACATGTGGCGCTGGTCAGGGAAAATCGTCGTTTGCGCCGGCAGGTGGCGGCAACTGCAGCCGAAGAACTGGTAGGTGACTGCCGCCCCATGCGGATGCTGAAGCAGACTATTGATCGTGTCGCTCCCTTTGACACCCCGATACTCATCGAGGGAGAAACCGGCACCGGCAAGGAACTGGTTGCCCGACGCATCCATCGTCTGAGCCGCCGGGCCAGCGGCCCCTTTGTCGCCGTCAACTGCGGTGCCCTGGCTGAACAGTTGCTCGAATCGGAGCTGTTCGGCCACGAGAAAGGTTCGTTTACCGGCGCGGATCGCCGCAAGAAAGGCCTGTTCGAGGCAGCGGACAAGGGAACGATATTCCTTGACGAAATCAGCAACACTTCTCCGAATTTTCAGATCAAACTGCTCCGCGTGCTCCAGGAGGGACAGATTTCCCGGGTAGGCAGCACCACTCCAATCTCCATCGATGTCCGGGTGCTCGCCGCCACCAATATTCCCCTGGTCAGGGCCATCAAGGAGGGAATTTTCAGGCGTGACCTGATGTATCGGCTCAATGTCATCACGCTTGAACTGCCTCCTCTGAGGCACCGTAAGGATGATATTCTGCTGCTGGCCCATCACTTTCTGGCCAGATATACCAGACAATACGATAAGGCCATCACTTCCATTTCCGACGAGATACGTCACCGTCTTCTCACCTATCACTGGCCCGGCAATGTGCGGGAGCTCGAAAACGCTCTGGAACGAGCAGTACTGCTCTGTGAATCATCGACCATCCAGTCGGTGCACCTGTCCGAAAAACAGGCCACCTCCCGTGACGTGGAATCCCTCTGTTCCAATTTCGTTACCTTGGCGGAGATGGAAAAGATGATCATCCGTCATACCCTGCAGGCCATGAATGGGCACCGGGAACTGACCGCCGGAACTCTCGGCATCTCGACCACTACTTTGTGGCGGAAGATGAAGAAGTACAATCTGTTTTGA